A stretch of Cyanobacterium sp. HL-69 DNA encodes these proteins:
- the sufE gene encoding cysteine desulfuration protein SufE, whose amino-acid sequence MTSNSTTRPEKLDKIVQKFKRRENPKQKYEQLLWYAKKLETLPETAKTSENKVSGCVSQVYIISNIEDGQIFYQGDSDAQLVKGLVAFLIDSLNGLTPQEIVTIEPDFIEETGLQASLTPSRANGFLNIFKKMQQLALVSMA is encoded by the coding sequence ATGACTTCTAATTCCACCACAAGACCTGAAAAATTAGATAAGATTGTTCAGAAATTTAAACGTAGGGAAAATCCTAAGCAAAAATATGAGCAGTTGCTATGGTATGCCAAAAAGTTAGAAACATTACCCGAAACTGCTAAAACTTCAGAAAATAAGGTTTCTGGTTGTGTATCCCAGGTTTATATTATTTCAAATATAGAAGATGGTCAAATTTTTTATCAGGGAGATTCTGATGCTCAATTGGTAAAAGGATTAGTGGCTTTTTTAATTGATTCTCTGAATGGTTTAACCCCCCAAGAAATTGTTACCATTGAACCTGATTTTATCGAGGAAACTGGTTTACAAGCTAGTTTGACTCCTTCCCGTGCCAATGGTTTTCTCAATATTTTTAAAAAGATGCAACAGTTAGCCCTTGTGTCTATGGCTTAA
- a CDS encoding putative alpha/beta hydrolase superfamily protein, with protein sequence MFKSLGFIENIVNTSLGDMVYYSSDSFFWQSVQNLGQSSSSEEKKPNLVFLHGFGGGSSAYEWSQVYPAFAGEYRIIAPDLIGWGKSAHPEKEYTIEDYLTTITEFLEQVCQEPTTVVASSLTAAFLVQVAIAQPYLFKQLILFTPAGLSDFEENYTKSLFAQIISTPIVDKFFYNVGVASESGIKSFLEKRQFANPQRIFPELVASYLKSASQPNGEYAALSFVRGDLCFDLSKHIEQLTIPTAIVWGRESQFTSPEIGKRLAEMNPNAIKYFQVIEEVGLTPHLELPAVTISLIRKYIELL encoded by the coding sequence ATGTTTAAATCTCTTGGATTCATCGAAAATATTGTCAATACTAGCCTAGGAGATATGGTTTATTACTCCTCCGACAGTTTTTTTTGGCAATCGGTACAAAATTTAGGTCAATCTTCCTCATCAGAAGAAAAAAAACCTAATTTAGTGTTTTTACATGGTTTTGGCGGAGGTTCATCCGCTTACGAGTGGTCACAGGTTTATCCTGCTTTTGCGGGGGAATATCGCATCATTGCCCCTGATTTAATTGGTTGGGGAAAATCGGCTCACCCCGAAAAAGAATACACCATAGAAGATTACCTCACTACCATTACAGAATTTTTAGAGCAGGTATGTCAAGAGCCTACCACCGTTGTCGCCTCCTCCCTTACCGCCGCCTTTTTAGTGCAAGTGGCGATCGCACAGCCTTACCTTTTCAAACAACTAATTCTCTTCACCCCCGCAGGATTATCAGACTTTGAAGAAAACTACACCAAAAGCCTATTTGCTCAAATAATCAGTACCCCCATAGTAGATAAATTCTTTTATAATGTCGGCGTTGCCAGTGAATCAGGCATTAAAAGTTTTTTAGAAAAAAGACAATTTGCCAATCCTCAACGAATTTTCCCCGAATTAGTCGCCTCCTACCTCAAAAGTGCCTCCCAACCCAATGGCGAATATGCGGCCCTATCCTTTGTCAGAGGAGACTTATGTTTTGACTTATCCAAACATATCGAGCAACTAACCATCCCCACTGCCATAGTCTGGGGTAGAGAATCTCAATTTACTAGCCCCGAAATAGGCAAACGCCTTGCCGAGATGAACCCCAATGCGATTAAATATTTCCAAGTCATCGAAGAAGTAGGATTAACTCCCCATCTCGAACTTCCCGCCGTTACCATTAGTCTTATTCGTAAATATATTGAGCTACTTTAA
- a CDS encoding prolyl oligopeptidase family protein has protein sequence MTPSKIASYGEWRSPVTSDLIVSGSIGLSSVKFDQKDVYWLENRPSEGGRAVIVRYTNGKKEDVTPAPFNVRSRVHEYGGGAFLIDNGTIYFSNYTDQRVYVQKIGQQPHPLTAESKVRYTDFCLDKNRHRLICVAEDHSNPEKEPENKLVTIDLNTGKVENLVQGADFYTSPRLSPDKSQLAWLCWHHPYMPWESTFLHLGTFDEEGKIRNDETVAGSDTESICQPEFSPNGLLYFSSDRTDWWNLYRRNQDGKIESVYPLNAEFGYPHWVFGESVYGFANENTIVCTYTQNGIWHLASLDTERKNLTNLNIAYTNIAYLQVNGSQILFTAGSPSQPTAVVLGDTISQETDILQQASNLDLDVGYLTQPEQIEFPTSNGNTAYAWYYPPQNKDYQAPEGELPPLLVKSHGGPTAMTTAGYNLRIQYWTSRGFAFVDVNYGGSTGYGREYRQRLTKNWGIVDVEDCINVAKYLVEAKKVNQEKLAISGGSAGGYTTLAALTFHDVFKAGASYYGIGDLEVLATDTHKFESRYLDNLIGKYPEEKEVYKVRSPLYHIEKLSCPVAFFQGLEDKVVPPNQAEMMVNALTEKGITTTYVTFADEGHGFRKAENIKKALDGEFNFYAKIFGFSCQN, from the coding sequence ATGACACCATCGAAAATAGCTAGTTACGGTGAATGGCGATCGCCCGTAACCTCCGATTTAATCGTCTCAGGGAGCATTGGTTTAAGTTCCGTCAAATTTGACCAAAAAGACGTTTATTGGCTCGAAAATCGCCCCTCAGAAGGGGGTAGAGCCGTTATAGTTCGCTATACCAACGGAAAAAAAGAAGATGTCACCCCTGCTCCTTTTAACGTCCGTAGCCGAGTCCATGAGTATGGAGGGGGAGCTTTTTTGATTGATAACGGTACCATTTATTTTAGTAACTATACAGATCAAAGGGTATATGTGCAGAAAATTGGACAACAACCCCACCCTCTCACCGCCGAATCAAAAGTACGATATACCGATTTTTGTCTTGATAAAAACCGTCATCGTTTAATTTGTGTTGCCGAAGATCATAGTAACCCAGAAAAAGAACCAGAAAATAAACTTGTCACCATCGATTTAAACACAGGGAAAGTAGAGAATTTGGTGCAAGGGGCAGACTTTTACACCTCCCCCCGCCTAAGCCCCGATAAATCGCAGTTGGCTTGGCTTTGTTGGCATCATCCCTATATGCCTTGGGAAAGTACCTTTTTACATCTAGGCACCTTTGATGAGGAAGGGAAAATCAGGAATGATGAAACCGTAGCAGGAAGCGACACCGAATCTATCTGTCAACCTGAATTTAGTCCTAACGGTCTTTTATATTTTAGTAGCGATCGCACCGATTGGTGGAACTTATATCGTCGTAACCAAGATGGCAAAATCGAATCGGTATATCCCCTTAACGCAGAATTTGGTTATCCCCATTGGGTATTTGGGGAATCTGTTTACGGTTTTGCCAATGAAAACACCATCGTTTGTACCTATACCCAAAACGGAATTTGGCATTTAGCTAGTTTAGACACCGAGAGAAAAAACCTTACTAATCTCAATATTGCCTATACCAATATTGCCTATTTACAGGTAAACGGCAGCCAAATTTTATTCACCGCTGGTTCTCCTAGTCAGCCCACCGCCGTGGTTTTGGGAGATACCATCAGCCAAGAAACTGACATATTACAACAGGCTAGTAACCTTGACTTAGACGTAGGTTATCTTACTCAACCCGAACAAATCGAATTTCCTACCAGTAACGGTAATACCGCCTATGCTTGGTATTATCCCCCCCAAAACAAAGACTATCAAGCCCCAGAAGGGGAATTACCTCCTTTGTTGGTAAAAAGCCACGGTGGCCCCACTGCCATGACTACCGCTGGTTATAATCTGCGTATTCAATACTGGACAAGTCGAGGTTTTGCCTTTGTGGATGTGAATTATGGTGGTAGTACGGGATATGGTCGAGAATATCGCCAAAGGTTAACTAAAAACTGGGGCATCGTTGATGTGGAGGATTGTATTAATGTTGCTAAATACCTGGTAGAAGCCAAAAAAGTTAATCAAGAAAAATTAGCAATTTCGGGGGGGAGTGCAGGGGGTTATACTACCTTAGCCGCTCTTACTTTCCATGATGTATTTAAGGCAGGGGCGAGTTATTATGGCATCGGAGATTTAGAAGTATTAGCCACCGACACCCATAAGTTTGAATCCCGTTATCTTGATAACCTCATCGGTAAATATCCCGAAGAAAAAGAAGTTTATAAAGTGCGATCGCCTTTATATCATATAGAAAAGCTATCCTGCCCCGTTGCCTTCTTCCAAGGATTAGAAGATAAAGTAGTACCTCCCAACCAAGCAGAGATGATGGTTAACGCCCTCACAGAAAAAGGAATTACCACCACCTACGTTACCTTTGCCGATGAAGGACACGGTTTTCGGAAAGCAGAAAATATCAAAAAAGCCCTCGATGGAGAGTTCAACTTTTACGCAAAAATTTTCGGATTTTCTTGCCAAAATTAA
- the glpQ gene encoding glycerophosphoryl diester phosphodiesterase GlpQ, producing MIIAHRGLPKESPENTLAAFRLAIAQGADGIEGDFHLTKDKRIVCIHDSHTARVANKKLIVKDSTLAELQKLDVGYWFNSAFKNEKIPTLEEVLAILPSETKLFLEIKSDPEIVPYLLRILKNNRINLNQLVIISFNSKTLKNVKQQMPELKTLLLLSLKTFNSIKLSSLSAHKLLKKLDDIDADGISTSVSQFLNKNYIYQFIARGYEYHLWTVDNKKIAEKFIKIGINSITTNNLNTIRQIQYSSSRN from the coding sequence ATGATAATAGCGCATCGAGGTTTACCAAAAGAAAGCCCTGAAAACACCCTTGCAGCTTTTCGATTGGCTATAGCCCAAGGGGCTGATGGCATAGAAGGAGATTTTCACTTAACCAAAGATAAACGGATTGTTTGTATTCACGACTCACACACGGCTAGAGTTGCTAATAAAAAGTTAATTGTTAAGGATTCGACCTTGGCAGAATTACAAAAATTAGATGTCGGATATTGGTTTAATTCTGCTTTTAAAAATGAAAAAATTCCTACCCTAGAGGAAGTTTTAGCAATATTACCTTCAGAGACAAAGCTGTTTTTAGAAATAAAATCAGATCCTGAGATTGTCCCCTACTTATTGCGTATCCTAAAAAATAATAGAATCAATTTAAATCAGTTGGTAATTATCTCTTTTAATAGTAAAACTTTGAAAAATGTAAAACAGCAAATGCCAGAGTTAAAAACATTATTATTATTAAGTCTAAAAACTTTTAATAGCATTAAACTCTCAAGTTTATCAGCTCATAAATTATTAAAAAAACTAGATGATATTGATGCAGATGGTATCAGTACATCTGTATCTCAATTTCTTAATAAAAATTATATTTATCAGTTTATTGCCAGAGGATATGAATATCATTTATGGACTGTTGATAATAAAAAAATAGCTGAAAAATTTATAAAAATAGGGATAAACTCGATTACAACAAATAACCTTAACACTATCAGACAAATACAATATTCTTCTAGCAGAAATTAG
- the fur-2 gene encoding iron-responsive transcriptional regulater Fur: MALDTTASIKKKLNSRGWRMTPQREKILDVFYNLPQGNHLSAEELHNLLDEQGENISLSTIYRSVKLMTKMRVLRELELAEGHKHYELNHPYPHHHHHIVCIQCNKTIEFQDDSILKHSLKQCQKEDFQLIDCQLTVMTICQEALEMGWPSTLPSEWCCSRAIAEGHHK, encoded by the coding sequence ATGGCTTTAGACACCACCGCATCAATCAAAAAAAAGCTCAACTCTAGGGGATGGCGTATGACTCCCCAAAGGGAGAAAATCTTGGATGTTTTTTATAACCTTCCCCAAGGAAATCATTTGAGTGCTGAGGAGTTACACAATCTCTTGGATGAGCAAGGGGAAAACATTAGTTTATCGACTATTTATCGTAGTGTTAAATTGATGACTAAAATGAGGGTGTTACGGGAGCTAGAATTGGCAGAGGGTCATAAACATTATGAGTTAAACCATCCCTATCCCCATCACCATCATCATATTGTCTGCATTCAGTGTAATAAAACCATTGAATTTCAAGACGATTCTATTCTCAAGCACAGTTTAAAACAGTGTCAGAAGGAAGATTTTCAGCTAATTGACTGTCAATTGACTGTGATGACTATTTGTCAGGAAGCCTTGGAAATGGGTTGGCCTTCTACTTTACCTAGTGAGTGGTGTTGCAGTCGTGCGATCGCTGAGGGGCACCATAAGTAA
- the queA gene encoding S-adenosylmethionine:tRNA ribosyltransferase-isomerase, which produces MDPNLKLSSYDYFLPQELIAQNPVIPRDSSRLLVVKPEEGIDHKIFSSLPDLLLPGDLLVLNNTRVIPARLYGKKSTGAMVEVLLVEEKSPLCWLALVKPGKRFSMGAEIVFEDEATGAYLKATVVDKDEATGGRILEFTVGNGASFWDVLDKLGNIPFPPYVTDSEALPSQYQTIYAQKQGAIAAPTAGLHFTEDVFNNLAQKQVAIAHITLHVGIGTFRPVETEDILNHDMHQEWIEVNEETIHKIKETKSRGGRVISVGTTVVRALEGTFAHHNALMPYRGKTNLFIYPGYEFKVIDGLITNFHLPKSSLLMLVGALIGRERLLSIYQRAIEEKYRFYSFGDAMFIAPKR; this is translated from the coding sequence ATGGATCCAAATTTAAAGTTATCTAGTTACGATTATTTTTTACCCCAAGAATTAATTGCCCAGAATCCTGTTATCCCTCGGGATTCATCTCGGCTGTTGGTGGTAAAACCAGAGGAAGGAATTGACCACAAAATTTTTTCTAGCCTTCCCGATTTACTCTTACCAGGGGATTTGTTGGTATTGAATAATACCCGTGTAATTCCTGCTCGTTTATATGGCAAAAAGTCCACGGGTGCCATGGTGGAGGTGTTGCTGGTGGAGGAAAAGTCTCCCCTTTGTTGGTTGGCTTTGGTGAAACCGGGAAAACGATTTAGTATGGGGGCGGAAATTGTTTTTGAGGATGAAGCTACGGGGGCTTATTTGAAGGCAACGGTGGTTGATAAGGATGAGGCTACCGGGGGACGGATTTTAGAGTTTACGGTGGGTAATGGAGCTTCTTTTTGGGATGTTTTGGATAAGTTGGGTAATATTCCATTTCCTCCCTATGTGACGGATTCCGAGGCACTACCATCCCAGTATCAAACTATTTACGCCCAAAAGCAAGGGGCGATCGCAGCGCCAACAGCAGGACTACATTTTACGGAGGATGTATTTAATAATTTAGCCCAGAAACAAGTAGCGATCGCCCATATCACCCTCCATGTGGGTATCGGCACATTTCGCCCTGTGGAAACTGAGGATATTCTTAACCATGACATGCACCAAGAATGGATTGAAGTAAATGAGGAAACCATCCATAAAATTAAGGAAACCAAAAGCCGTGGGGGGAGAGTAATAAGTGTCGGTACGACGGTAGTTAGGGCTTTGGAGGGGACTTTTGCCCATCATAATGCCCTGATGCCTTACCGTGGCAAAACCAATCTTTTTATCTACCCTGGTTATGAATTTAAGGTTATTGATGGATTAATTACTAATTTTCATTTACCAAAGTCTAGTCTGTTGATGCTTGTGGGAGCGCTCATTGGTAGGGAAAGATTACTTAGTATATATCAAAGGGCGATCGAGGAAAAATATCGTTTTTATTCCTTTGGCGATGCCATGTTTATTGCACCAAAACGATAA
- a CDS encoding ATP-binding cassette, subfamily B, bacterial, with protein sequence MEKKAKSIYWQLTPYVRPQLKTIVGAFLCTIGFTIFWPILAWLAGEMAEYVGQGDLASIVSLAGFAAIIFFIRGIVQYGQDTLMAKAALYIALDVRKLVYGHLQKLSLSYFESAKTGDLSYRLTEDVDKIGEVINKIFQQFLPSILQLIAVLGYMIYVNWQLTISTLIIAPLMAVLIGAFGSRLLDLTRKSQNRISNLSALITEVFGGIRLVQAFAAEEYEINRFGIEAESNRRSKFAAERIKALQFVVVGFLEAMSVILLFFLGGWQISQGNMTGTDFVSYIAAVALLIDPISITTNNYNEFKQGEASVERVFELLSLQPLVVEKTEPIILEKASGLVEYRNVSFAYNEEKYVLNNIDLSVKKGETIALVGTSGAGKSTMVNLLPRFYDVTAGEILIDGINIKDLTIKSLRKQIGIVPQETNLFSGTIADNIAFGQTDFDIQLVERAAIIANADHFVKDLTQGYYSYVGERGVSLSGGQRQRIAIARAMFLDPPILILDEATSALDSESEALVQEALERIMQERTVFVIAHRLATVRRADRILVLDKGKIIESGNHEQLLEQNGRYARFHAQQFYDN encoded by the coding sequence TTGGAAAAAAAAGCAAAATCGATTTATTGGCAACTAACCCCCTATGTTCGCCCTCAGCTAAAAACTATTGTGGGAGCATTCCTCTGCACCATTGGATTTACTATTTTCTGGCCTATATTGGCTTGGTTAGCAGGAGAAATGGCAGAATATGTTGGGCAGGGTGATTTAGCTTCTATTGTTTCCTTGGCAGGGTTCGCGGCCATAATATTTTTCATTCGGGGCATCGTACAATACGGGCAAGATACCCTTATGGCAAAGGCTGCGTTATACATTGCCCTCGATGTACGCAAATTGGTTTATGGACATTTACAAAAATTAAGTCTTAGTTATTTTGAGTCTGCAAAAACTGGGGATTTATCCTATCGTTTAACGGAAGATGTGGACAAAATAGGAGAGGTAATTAATAAAATATTTCAGCAATTTCTACCTAGTATTTTGCAATTAATTGCGGTTTTAGGGTACATGATTTATGTCAATTGGCAGCTAACTATTTCTACTTTAATTATTGCTCCTTTGATGGCTGTATTAATTGGAGCTTTTGGTTCAAGGTTGTTGGATTTGACTAGAAAAAGCCAAAATCGTATCTCTAATTTATCAGCATTGATTACGGAGGTTTTTGGTGGTATTAGATTAGTACAGGCTTTTGCGGCGGAAGAATATGAAATAAATCGCTTTGGTATTGAGGCAGAAAGTAATAGAAGAAGCAAGTTTGCCGCGGAAAGAATTAAGGCTCTGCAATTTGTGGTAGTGGGCTTTCTTGAGGCCATGAGTGTAATTTTGCTATTTTTCCTTGGAGGTTGGCAAATTTCTCAGGGTAATATGACGGGTACTGATTTTGTGAGCTACATTGCAGCGGTGGCTTTGTTAATTGATCCTATTTCTATTACTACGAATAATTATAATGAGTTTAAGCAGGGGGAGGCTTCGGTAGAGCGTGTTTTTGAGTTGTTAAGTTTACAACCTTTGGTAGTAGAAAAAACAGAACCTATTATTCTTGAAAAAGCTAGTGGTTTGGTAGAATATCGTAATGTTAGTTTTGCTTATAATGAAGAGAAATATGTTTTAAATAATATTGATTTATCAGTAAAAAAAGGAGAAACGATCGCCCTTGTGGGTACTTCTGGAGCGGGAAAAAGTACCATGGTGAACCTGTTACCTCGTTTCTATGATGTAACCGCAGGAGAGATTTTAATTGATGGTATTAATATCAAAGATTTAACCATTAAAAGCCTGAGAAAACAGATCGGAATTGTACCCCAAGAAACTAATTTATTTTCAGGAACTATTGCGGATAATATTGCTTTTGGTCAAACAGATTTTGATATTCAATTAGTAGAAAGAGCGGCTATAATTGCCAATGCAGATCATTTTGTGAAGGATTTAACCCAAGGTTACTATAGTTATGTAGGGGAAAGGGGTGTTAGTCTTTCTGGTGGACAAAGACAGCGCATTGCGATCGCACGGGCGATGTTTTTAGATCCCCCCATTCTCATCCTTGACGAAGCCACCTCGGCCCTCGACTCAGAGTCCGAAGCCCTGGTACAAGAGGCTCTCGAAAGGATTATGCAAGAGCGTACCGTATTCGTCATTGCCCACCGTCTAGCCACCGTCAGAAGGGCTGACCGCATCTTGGTATTGGATAAAGGTAAAATTATAGAGTCAGGTAATCATGAGCAATTATTAGAACAAAATGGACGTTATGCCCGTTTTCACGCTCAGCAATTCTATGATAATTAA
- the sdhB gene encoding succinate dehydrogenase iron-sulfur subunit SdhB, with the protein MKVTFKILRQNNNLSPHFQDYTLEVNPKNTILECLNRIKWEIDGSLAFRKNCRNTICGSCGMKINGRSALACKENVGEELSKISFGEKEKNPEIIISPLGNMPVLKDLVVDMGNFWNDLEKVEPYVSSNARNIPEKEFLQSPEERKLLEQTGNCILCGACYSECNAKEVNDSFVGPHALAKAYRMVDDSRDDFGDDRLTKYNNIESGAWGCTRCYMCNEVCPMDVAPLDQITKIKGKILDRESRKSSTPVRHRKVLVDLVKDGGWVDERKFAVMVVGNYFRDLRGLLSLAPVGLKVLAAGKLPFSFEASEGVLEVRSLINAVQSATKDNVPLQTDINK; encoded by the coding sequence ATGAAAGTTACTTTTAAAATTCTCCGTCAAAACAATAATTTATCTCCCCATTTTCAAGACTATACCCTAGAGGTAAATCCCAAGAATACTATTCTTGAATGTTTAAATCGAATTAAGTGGGAAATCGATGGTAGCCTTGCCTTTCGGAAAAATTGTCGCAACACAATTTGCGGTAGTTGCGGCATGAAAATTAATGGTCGTTCGGCGTTAGCTTGTAAAGAAAATGTGGGAGAAGAATTAAGTAAAATTTCTTTTGGGGAAAAAGAAAAAAATCCTGAAATAATTATTTCTCCTTTAGGAAATATGCCCGTATTGAAGGACTTAGTGGTTGATATGGGGAACTTTTGGAATGATTTAGAAAAAGTTGAACCCTACGTAAGTAGCAACGCCCGAAATATTCCAGAAAAAGAGTTTTTACAAAGTCCAGAAGAAAGAAAATTATTAGAACAAACGGGAAATTGTATTCTTTGTGGTGCTTGTTACTCTGAGTGTAATGCAAAGGAGGTTAATGATAGTTTTGTCGGCCCCCATGCTTTGGCAAAAGCCTATCGAATGGTGGATGATTCGAGGGATGATTTTGGGGATGATAGGTTGACTAAATATAATAATATTGAGTCGGGGGCTTGGGGTTGTACTCGTTGCTATATGTGTAATGAGGTATGCCCCATGGATGTGGCACCTTTAGACCAAATTACGAAGATAAAGGGTAAAATTTTGGATCGTGAGTCTCGCAAAAGTAGTACTCCTGTTCGTCATCGTAAGGTATTAGTAGATTTGGTGAAGGATGGGGGTTGGGTGGATGAGCGTAAGTTTGCGGTGATGGTGGTGGGAAATTATTTTCGAGATTTACGAGGATTGTTGAGTCTTGCCCCTGTAGGTTTGAAGGTGTTGGCGGCTGGAAAGTTACCTTTTTCTTTTGAGGCTTCTGAGGGAGTTTTGGAAGTGCGATCGCTCATAAATGCTGTTCAATCTGCTACAAAAGATAATGTTCCCTTACAAACAGATATTAACAAATAA
- a CDS encoding Cell division protein FtsI/penicillin-binding protein 2 produces MHSRLLTKIFLSLTVCLLTLTTWLFTPQPAQAVNNPQLLPSEVTPVLDLANYLPDLQEQNLIEEFDKFEQETGWKLRILTQYDQSPGRAVIKFWNLDEQSILLVADGRGGNLLAFSVGDDVYPLLPRTFWIELQTRFGNMYYVRENGENNSIVTAMDTVETCLKDGGCLVVPGLPQEQWILTLITSVVGGVIFGLAALPRKEGQVFAWQWVLIISPLWGILFFAFGMGPVVTRTSEWLPLFRNVIGFILGALVAYFSPLLNQQSASET; encoded by the coding sequence ATGCACAGTCGTCTTCTTACTAAAATCTTTTTATCCTTAACCGTTTGTCTCTTAACATTAACAACATGGTTATTTACTCCTCAACCGGCCCAAGCGGTAAACAATCCACAATTGTTACCCAGTGAAGTTACCCCCGTACTAGATTTGGCGAATTATTTGCCAGATTTGCAGGAACAAAATTTGATTGAAGAGTTTGACAAATTTGAACAGGAGACGGGATGGAAGTTAAGAATATTGACTCAGTATGATCAATCTCCTGGAAGAGCGGTAATTAAGTTTTGGAATTTGGATGAGCAGAGTATTTTATTGGTAGCTGACGGCAGGGGTGGAAATTTACTTGCTTTTAGTGTAGGAGATGATGTTTACCCTTTATTGCCCCGTACTTTTTGGATTGAGTTACAAACTCGCTTCGGTAATATGTATTATGTCCGTGAAAACGGGGAGAATAATTCTATTGTTACAGCCATGGACACTGTGGAAACTTGTTTAAAGGATGGGGGTTGTTTGGTGGTGCCTGGTTTACCTCAAGAGCAATGGATTTTAACTTTGATTACTTCTGTGGTGGGGGGAGTTATTTTTGGTTTGGCTGCTTTACCTCGTAAGGAGGGGCAAGTTTTTGCTTGGCAGTGGGTATTAATTATTTCTCCTTTGTGGGGAATTCTATTCTTTGCTTTTGGGATGGGCCCTGTGGTAACTCGGACGAGTGAATGGTTACCTTTATTCCGTAATGTAATTGGTTTTATTTTAGGGGCTTTGGTGGCATATTTTTCTCCTTTACTCAATCAGCAGTCCGCGTCGGAAACTTAA